A stretch of Faecalibacterium duncaniae DNA encodes these proteins:
- a CDS encoding DnaD domain protein, with product MIYRLKEFKGDTIPVPQLVFSKLGIAEEYNVRVALYVLATGITDPEKLCADLKLRSKMTAESALSFWAGAGLLERYEENAAPGEEPTAPAPMTWSEIAAASRTDPMISSLIDCAQTSFARPLTHPEMEKLVNFYVQEAFAPETVMLCVAYVASRGKRTMGAVSHELKVWRAEGVETGEQADAHLQLLALRAQREQYVSGLLGIADTELTLGGRKAIARWYEVYGYDDAMVQEAAIQAGPKRDLWYWNSILKTWNAKGLRTVHDVRGPVAGMGASRNLRVDRAEPSGNDFLKNAARRRPLRKKTDTPAE from the coding sequence ATGATCTATCGACTGAAAGAATTCAAGGGTGACACCATCCCGGTGCCGCAGCTGGTCTTTTCCAAGCTGGGCATTGCGGAGGAATATAACGTCCGGGTGGCTCTGTATGTGCTGGCCACCGGTATCACTGACCCGGAGAAGCTCTGCGCTGACTTAAAGCTCCGCAGCAAGATGACCGCCGAGAGTGCCCTGTCCTTCTGGGCCGGTGCGGGTCTGCTGGAACGGTACGAGGAGAACGCCGCCCCGGGCGAGGAGCCCACAGCCCCTGCCCCCATGACCTGGAGCGAGATCGCAGCGGCCAGCCGCACCGACCCCATGATCTCCTCCCTCATCGACTGCGCCCAGACCAGCTTTGCCCGCCCGCTGACCCACCCTGAAATGGAAAAGCTGGTAAACTTCTATGTGCAGGAGGCCTTTGCACCCGAGACCGTCATGCTCTGCGTGGCCTATGTGGCCAGCCGGGGCAAGCGGACGATGGGTGCCGTCAGCCACGAATTGAAGGTCTGGCGGGCCGAGGGTGTGGAGACCGGCGAACAGGCCGACGCACACCTCCAGCTGCTGGCCCTGCGCGCCCAGCGGGAGCAGTACGTCAGCGGCCTGCTGGGCATTGCCGACACCGAGCTGACCCTTGGCGGGCGCAAGGCCATTGCCCGCTGGTACGAGGTCTACGGCTACGATGATGCCATGGTGCAGGAAGCCGCCATACAGGCCGGACCCAAGCGGGATCTCTGGTACTGGAACAGCATCCTCAAGACCTGGAACGCCAAGGGCCTGCGCACCGTCCACGATGTGCGGGGCCCGGTGGCCGGGATGGGTGCCAGCCGGAACCTCCGGGTGGACCGCGCCGAACCCAGCGGAAACGATTTTCTCAAGAACGCTGCCCGCCGCCGTCCGCTCCGCAAAAAGACGGACACGCCTGCAGAATAA
- a CDS encoding ATP-binding protein: MRTKQELYQAALRTVALRRQTARANAEDARLEAEAAIPALRHAEDEVRVRGIRCALAGAAGKDRTEAAAALSKARQELTALLAASGRPADALEPKFTCKLCQDTGSVQGRTCTCVHKLMQGLRREEIEALSSLSISSFDTMELRYYPNTMDEKLGEPVRTYMGGLLEDLRSYAEEFDHNSESLMLFGNAGLGKTHAALAIAGIVLQKDFDVIYVSSPDFFGKLENARFDSSEDAETLLRTASAADLLILDDLGTEFVTPYFITTFYSLLNNRLGAGLPTIVTTNIADGSLLEKRYTEKISSRLSSFVPCLFAGEDIRGLKAAE; encoded by the coding sequence ATGCGTACCAAACAGGAACTGTATCAAGCCGCCCTGCGCACGGTGGCTCTGCGGCGGCAGACCGCCCGCGCCAATGCCGAGGATGCCCGGCTGGAGGCGGAGGCCGCCATCCCGGCCCTGCGCCACGCTGAGGACGAGGTGCGGGTGCGGGGCATCCGCTGCGCACTGGCAGGCGCTGCCGGAAAAGACCGCACCGAAGCCGCCGCCGCACTGAGCAAAGCCCGACAGGAGCTCACCGCCCTGCTGGCCGCCAGCGGCCGCCCCGCGGATGCGCTGGAGCCCAAATTCACCTGCAAGCTGTGCCAGGATACCGGCAGCGTGCAGGGCCGCACCTGCACCTGCGTTCACAAGCTGATGCAGGGTCTGCGGCGGGAGGAGATCGAGGCGCTGTCCAGCCTGTCCATTTCCAGTTTTGACACCATGGAGCTGCGGTACTACCCCAACACCATGGACGAGAAGCTGGGCGAGCCTGTCCGCACCTACATGGGCGGCCTGCTGGAGGATCTGCGCAGCTACGCCGAGGAATTCGACCATAACAGCGAGAGCCTGATGCTTTTTGGCAACGCGGGGCTGGGCAAGACCCACGCTGCCCTCGCCATTGCAGGCATCGTGTTGCAAAAGGATTTTGACGTGATCTACGTTTCCAGCCCAGACTTCTTCGGCAAGCTGGAAAACGCCCGCTTCGACTCCTCCGAGGATGCCGAGACCCTGCTGCGCACCGCCTCAGCCGCCGACCTGCTGATCCTGGACGATCTGGGCACCGAATTCGTCACCCCCTACTTCATCACCACTTTTTACAGCCTGCTGAACAACCGCCTGGGAGCCGGTCTGCCCACCATCGTCACCACCAACATTGCGGATGGTTCCCTGCTGGAAAAGCGATACACCGAAAAGATCTCCAGCCGCCTTTCCTCCTTTGTCCCCTGCCTGTTTGCGGGCGAGGACATCCGGGGCCTGAAAGCGGCGGAGTAA
- a CDS encoding carboxylesterase/lipase family protein, which produces MSFERTTSCGVISGTACQWPGVAAYKGIRYATAGRWEFPVPVTHWDGVYDATRYGACCYQPRAFYDEAAAPGKAFYYNEFRKGETYTYSEDCLFLNIWAPADTAPGDRLPVIFYIHGGGFTGGCGHEKHFGGPVWPTKGCVAVTINYRLGPMGFVCLPELADEAGSTGNYALLDQLAALQWVRANIAAFGGDANNITIMGQSAGAMSVQQLVLSPITRGLFSKAVMSSGGGVSQMLTAKPAEAHYPFWKQVMETAGCSTLAEFRALAPARLFAAWDAVRTQPQFKGLGCEPVVDGRFQVKTGPETLAADEQHHIPYLIGFTSEDIVPPYLYQMAQDWCARNADSYGWFFDRQLPGDDRGAWHSSDLWYWFGTLAHCWRPFAEKDTALSAQMVDYLTNFAKTGNPNGADLPQWQTVTAQQTDFLRLGEEPTHMGSVDVQKLLLTMQNVPAVGE; this is translated from the coding sequence ATGAGCTTTGAGCGCACTACGTCCTGCGGCGTGATCTCCGGCACGGCCTGCCAGTGGCCGGGCGTTGCCGCTTACAAGGGCATCCGCTACGCCACCGCCGGGCGGTGGGAGTTCCCCGTCCCCGTCACCCACTGGGACGGTGTCTACGATGCCACCCGGTACGGTGCCTGCTGTTACCAGCCCCGCGCCTTCTATGACGAAGCCGCCGCACCCGGAAAAGCCTTCTACTACAACGAGTTCCGCAAGGGCGAGACTTACACTTATAGCGAGGACTGCCTGTTCCTGAACATCTGGGCTCCTGCCGATACAGCTCCCGGGGACAGACTGCCGGTCATCTTCTACATTCACGGCGGCGGCTTTACCGGCGGCTGCGGCCACGAGAAGCACTTCGGCGGCCCCGTCTGGCCCACCAAAGGCTGCGTGGCTGTGACCATCAACTACCGGCTCGGCCCCATGGGCTTTGTCTGCCTGCCCGAGCTGGCCGATGAGGCCGGATCCACCGGCAACTATGCCCTTCTGGATCAGCTGGCGGCCCTGCAGTGGGTGCGCGCCAACATCGCTGCCTTTGGCGGTGATGCCAACAACATCACCATCATGGGCCAGAGCGCCGGTGCCATGAGCGTCCAGCAGCTCGTCCTCTCCCCCATCACCAGGGGGCTGTTCTCCAAGGCTGTGATGAGCAGCGGCGGCGGCGTGAGCCAGATGCTGACGGCCAAGCCCGCCGAAGCCCACTACCCGTTCTGGAAGCAGGTCATGGAGACCGCCGGGTGCAGCACGCTGGCCGAGTTCCGTGCCCTCGCCCCCGCCAGACTGTTTGCAGCCTGGGATGCCGTCCGCACCCAGCCCCAGTTCAAGGGTCTGGGCTGTGAGCCTGTGGTGGATGGCCGTTTCCAGGTCAAGACCGGCCCTGAGACGCTGGCTGCCGACGAACAGCACCATATTCCTTACCTCATTGGCTTCACCAGCGAGGATATCGTTCCGCCCTATCTCTACCAGATGGCTCAGGACTGGTGCGCCCGGAACGCCGACAGCTATGGCTGGTTCTTCGACCGCCAGCTCCCCGGTGATGACCGTGGTGCCTGGCATTCCAGCGACCTGTGGTACTGGTTCGGCACGCTGGCTCACTGCTGGCGGCCCTTCGCTGAGAAGGACACCGCCCTCAGCGCTCAGATGGTGGATTACCTGACCAACTTTGCCAAGACAGGTAACCCCAACGGCGCAGACCTGCCCCAGTGGCAGACTGTTACCGCCCAGCAGACCGATTTTCTCCGTTTGGGTGAGGAGCCCACCCACATGGGCAGCGTGGATGTCCAGAAGCTCCTCTTGACAATGCAGAACGTCCCCGCCGTGGGGGAATAA
- a CDS encoding MATE family efflux transporter yields the protein MQHSLTQGPITKNILLFALPLMFGNLLQQMYNIADTWVVGRFLGADALAAVGSSYTLMTFLTSILLGLCMGSGAAVSMQYGSGETEKMRQSVFQSFLLIAGIALMLNLLVYLGLNGILWVLRVPAELCPLMKDYLFIVFLGIAATFLYNYFANLLRAIGNSVVPLAFLAVSAILNVILDLVCVLVLDWGVKGAAVATVFSQYVSGVGIGLYTLKKFPQLCPKRTDCRWDRKNLANILNLSVMTSVQQSIMNFGILMVQGLVNSFGTVIMAAFAAAVKIDSFAYMPVQDFGNAFSTYVAQNYGANQPDRIKKGIRSAGLTSAVFCIVISVLVCAFAAPLMGIFIDPAQTEIIAAGVQYLRIEGACYIGIGVLFLLYGYYRAVNQPGMSVILTIASLGTRVALAYLLSATPLGVTGIWLSVPIGWALADAIGIGYYLKKRA from the coding sequence ATGCAGCACAGTCTGACCCAAGGACCCATTACAAAGAATATCCTGCTGTTTGCCCTGCCGCTGATGTTCGGCAACCTGCTGCAGCAGATGTACAACATTGCCGATACCTGGGTGGTGGGCCGCTTCCTCGGCGCGGATGCGCTGGCGGCGGTGGGGTCATCCTATACCCTGATGACCTTCCTCACCTCGATCCTGCTGGGCCTGTGCATGGGCAGCGGTGCGGCTGTGTCCATGCAGTACGGCAGCGGCGAGACCGAGAAGATGCGGCAGAGCGTGTTCCAGTCCTTCCTGCTCATTGCGGGCATCGCCCTGATGCTCAACCTGCTGGTCTATCTGGGGCTGAACGGCATTCTGTGGGTGCTGCGGGTGCCCGCAGAGCTTTGCCCGCTGATGAAGGACTACCTGTTCATCGTTTTTCTGGGCATTGCGGCCACCTTTTTGTATAACTATTTCGCAAACCTTCTGCGGGCCATCGGCAATTCCGTGGTGCCGCTGGCATTCCTGGCCGTATCAGCCATCCTGAACGTGATCCTGGATCTGGTCTGTGTCCTTGTGCTTGACTGGGGCGTGAAGGGGGCCGCCGTGGCAACTGTCTTTTCCCAGTATGTGTCCGGGGTGGGCATCGGCTTGTACACCCTGAAAAAGTTCCCGCAGCTCTGCCCGAAACGGACAGACTGCAGGTGGGACCGGAAGAACCTTGCCAATATCCTGAATCTTTCGGTGATGACCAGCGTTCAGCAGTCCATTATGAATTTTGGCATCCTGATGGTGCAGGGTCTGGTCAACAGCTTCGGCACGGTCATCATGGCGGCTTTTGCGGCGGCGGTGAAGATCGATTCCTTTGCCTATATGCCGGTGCAGGATTTTGGCAACGCCTTCTCGACCTATGTGGCCCAGAACTACGGAGCCAACCAGCCGGACCGCATCAAAAAAGGGATCCGCAGTGCCGGGCTGACAAGCGCGGTGTTCTGCATCGTCATCAGCGTGCTGGTCTGCGCCTTTGCCGCCCCGCTCATGGGGATTTTCATCGACCCGGCTCAGACCGAGATCATCGCGGCGGGCGTACAATACCTCCGCATCGAGGGTGCATGCTACATCGGCATTGGCGTGCTCTTCCTGCTCTACGGCTACTACCGGGCGGTCAATCAGCCGGGGATGTCGGTCATCCTGACCATTGCTTCCCTTGGCACCCGTGTGGCGCTGGCCTATCTGCTTTCTGCCACGCCGCTGGGTGTTACCGGCATCTGGCTCAGTGTGCCCATCGGCTGGGCACTGGCAGATGCCATCGGCATTGGGTATTATTTGAAGAAGAGAGCATAA
- a CDS encoding helix-turn-helix domain-containing protein, with the protein MAFQTSCVSAANIVTGLTFQQDVVADAEGREMVQHGSALFPIACYAENLKSYSVAWHWHEEFEYILAMKGPLTVDVNKTRVTLQTNQGVFLNSGILHAVEQAEKGEALLHSGVFHPRLVGGMDTIFWQKLIRPMLQPDAPAFFLLDEAVPWQAQVLACLREAWQAVAVEPFDYENRVRYYLSAALRLLSTQCVGGKTKVSQQEQIAAERMKQMLRFVEEHYAEELTVERIAASVALSESACLRSFRQMLGITPIQYVKQFRVEKAAELLRSTRLKTGEIGMECGFADGSYFIKTFREIKHCTPKEYRAKFC; encoded by the coding sequence ATGGCGTTTCAGACAAGCTGTGTCTCTGCTGCCAATATCGTTACCGGGCTGACCTTCCAGCAGGATGTTGTGGCCGATGCCGAGGGGCGGGAAATGGTCCAGCATGGCAGCGCCCTGTTCCCCATTGCCTGCTACGCGGAGAACCTGAAAAGCTATTCGGTGGCCTGGCACTGGCACGAGGAGTTTGAGTACATTCTGGCCATGAAAGGCCCCCTGACGGTGGACGTGAACAAGACCCGGGTGACCCTGCAGACGAATCAGGGCGTGTTCCTGAACTCCGGCATCCTCCACGCGGTGGAGCAGGCGGAAAAAGGGGAGGCCCTGCTTCACTCGGGTGTGTTCCATCCCCGGCTGGTGGGTGGAATGGACACCATCTTCTGGCAGAAGCTCATCCGACCCATGCTCCAGCCGGATGCCCCGGCGTTTTTTCTGCTGGATGAGGCTGTGCCCTGGCAGGCGCAGGTGCTTGCCTGCCTGCGGGAAGCCTGGCAGGCGGTTGCCGTGGAGCCCTTTGATTACGAGAACCGGGTGCGTTACTATCTCTCTGCGGCGCTGCGGCTGCTGAGCACCCAGTGCGTGGGCGGCAAGACCAAGGTCTCCCAGCAGGAGCAGATCGCCGCCGAGCGGATGAAGCAGATGCTCCGCTTTGTGGAGGAGCACTATGCCGAGGAGCTGACCGTGGAACGCATCGCGGCCAGCGTGGCCCTGAGCGAGAGCGCCTGCCTGCGCAGCTTCCGGCAGATGCTGGGCATCACGCCCATCCAGTATGTCAAGCAGTTCCGGGTGGAAAAGGCCGCCGAGCTGCTCCGCTCCACCCGGCTCAAGACGGGCGAGATCGGGATGGAGTGCGGCTTTGCAGATGGCAGCTACTTCATTAAGACCTTCCGGGAGATCAAGCACTGCACACCCAAGGAATACCGCGCAAAATTCTGCTGA
- a CDS encoding PH domain-containing protein, translated as MEFRDKPMQNLIRIKEKEICKNVQELLLDGEQIVGAYKTVRDQAVFTTHRIFMVDMQGMTGTRQEIFVLPYRKILHYGIKTAGFGDPLQTSELTVCFADEHEAKFGFIGQDELLAVARAISRCIL; from the coding sequence ATGGAATTTCGGGACAAACCGATGCAGAACCTCATCCGCATCAAGGAAAAGGAGATCTGCAAAAATGTGCAGGAGCTGCTGCTGGACGGTGAGCAGATCGTGGGCGCTTACAAGACCGTGCGCGATCAGGCTGTGTTCACCACCCACCGCATTTTTATGGTGGATATGCAGGGGATGACCGGTACCCGGCAGGAGATCTTTGTGCTGCCCTACCGCAAGATCCTGCATTACGGCATCAAGACGGCAGGCTTCGGTGACCCGCTGCAGACCTCGGAGCTGACGGTCTGCTTTGCGGATGAGCACGAGGCAAAGTTCGGCTTCATCGGGCAGGATGAGCTGCTGGCGGTGGCACGGGCCATCAGCCGGTGCATCCTGTAA
- a CDS encoding nucleoid-associated protein encodes MEIIIHQAILHVLDTTLDAPVLSGGGMELTAEKTAYLQNHIEKLLASDEIRQCRPLPDSAFRNELEHNQDFIDLSCRIAGVLFDYMHAHTTIPGADLAVVDFTRDGAPWLGILKLNYKNGYTHYTETVEGAPVNSIIQQRACLPTQSGKVEEGALVNLTDYSMRLLEKKYDIDGHKEFYLSSVVFQYTQAEPEKKKLQAIQEAAAQAVKDAYEDEPHADAQVAMLIANQAADNDNQVSVEQVRQQLAEEYPLAAVPFDDYVEKSEVLEEAAAPVTVTPARIRRMESRSIRTANGIEVKIPTELLNSDSELEFLHDPDGSVSLLIKNVIL; translated from the coding sequence ATGGAGATCATCATCCATCAGGCAATTTTGCATGTGCTGGACACCACGCTGGACGCGCCGGTGCTCAGCGGCGGCGGCATGGAGCTGACTGCCGAAAAGACCGCCTACTTACAGAATCATATCGAAAAGCTGCTGGCCAGCGATGAGATCCGCCAGTGCCGCCCCCTGCCGGATTCGGCTTTCCGGAACGAGCTGGAACACAATCAGGATTTCATTGATCTGTCCTGCCGCATTGCGGGGGTGCTGTTCGATTACATGCACGCCCACACCACCATCCCCGGGGCGGACCTGGCCGTGGTGGATTTCACCCGGGACGGCGCGCCCTGGCTGGGCATCCTCAAGCTGAACTATAAAAACGGCTACACCCACTACACCGAGACCGTGGAAGGTGCCCCGGTCAACTCCATCATCCAGCAGCGGGCCTGCCTGCCCACCCAGAGCGGCAAGGTGGAGGAGGGTGCGCTTGTCAACCTGACGGACTACTCCATGCGCCTGCTGGAAAAGAAATACGACATCGACGGCCATAAGGAGTTCTACCTCTCCTCTGTTGTGTTCCAGTATACCCAGGCCGAGCCCGAGAAAAAGAAGCTGCAGGCCATTCAGGAGGCCGCCGCACAGGCTGTGAAGGATGCCTATGAGGACGAGCCTCATGCCGACGCGCAGGTAGCCATGCTCATTGCCAACCAGGCTGCCGACAACGACAATCAGGTATCGGTGGAACAGGTGCGCCAGCAGCTGGCCGAGGAATACCCGCTGGCCGCGGTGCCCTTTGATGACTATGTGGAGAAGAGCGAGGTGCTGGAAGAGGCAGCCGCCCCTGTCACCGTGACCCCTGCCCGCATCCGCCGGATGGAGAGCCGGAGCATCCGCACCGCCAACGGCATCGAGGTCAAGATCCCCACCGAGCTGCTGAACTCCGATTCCGAGCTGGAGTTCCTCCACGATCCGGACGGCAGCGTTTCCCTGCTCATCAAAAATGTGATCCTGTAA
- a CDS encoding sensor domain-containing diguanylate cyclase, translating into MQWSDALGYEEVMTFLRSTPANLFFKDTECRYLFISDVRTFFPYGEGQEEDVLGKTDLEIWSSEEQARFYYEQDQKVLATGKGTSFITEVPREDGTAYYQIKKNPVVLEGKIIGIVGLIGDITERVRLEKQAENWAIHDELTGLYNRNYLKVKGAEQLKGAIMPITIIMGDCNYLKRVNDAYGHEYGDLLLKRVGRVIRENLPPESVALRMGGDEFLIACSHFSAEEAEQLIERLHGELARQSDDRLKLDVAFGYHTVTEGPFDYTAVYHAADRDMYRNKRKNR; encoded by the coding sequence ATGCAGTGGAGCGATGCGCTCGGCTACGAAGAAGTGATGACCTTTCTGCGCAGTACACCGGCGAACCTCTTTTTCAAGGATACGGAATGCCGTTATCTTTTTATTTCGGACGTTAGGACTTTCTTCCCCTACGGAGAAGGGCAGGAAGAGGATGTGCTGGGCAAGACAGATCTGGAGATCTGGAGCAGCGAGGAACAGGCCCGCTTTTATTATGAGCAGGACCAGAAGGTGCTTGCCACCGGCAAGGGAACCAGCTTTATCACCGAGGTGCCCCGGGAGGATGGGACGGCATACTATCAGATCAAAAAGAACCCCGTTGTGCTGGAGGGAAAGATCATCGGCATCGTGGGGCTTATTGGTGATATCACGGAGCGGGTGCGGCTGGAAAAACAGGCCGAGAACTGGGCCATCCACGATGAACTGACCGGTCTGTATAACCGCAACTACCTGAAGGTAAAGGGTGCCGAGCAGCTGAAGGGAGCCATCATGCCCATCACGATCATTATGGGCGACTGCAATTACCTGAAGCGTGTGAATGATGCCTACGGCCACGAGTACGGCGACCTGCTGCTCAAGCGGGTGGGCCGGGTGATCCGGGAAAACCTGCCGCCTGAGAGCGTGGCCCTGCGGATGGGCGGCGATGAATTCCTCATTGCCTGCAGCCACTTCTCTGCAGAAGAGGCCGAACAGCTGATCGAGAGGCTGCACGGGGAGCTGGCCCGCCAGAGCGACGACCGCCTCAAGCTGGATGTTGCCTTTGGATACCACACTGTGACAGAAGGCCCTTTTGATTATACCGCAGTCTACCATGCTGCCGACCGGGATATGTACCGGAACAAGCGCAAAAACCGCTGA
- a CDS encoding ABC transporter ATP-binding protein has translation MMHLNPLVLVGAVIGVITALLVAAYAAAKDKKTAMGFERNMEDGEIMRRLARYARPYLSKFLIVGLLMLFSIAYDIISPLIVGRIEELVAGEFELRALFLGVSVYAGVLVFSMGSTYLQAVILQRVGQRIISDLREDLFSHIESLAHEQLNEIPVGKLVTRVTNDTNAISMMFTNLLVQLTKNSFVILGILVAMLCLNYELTLMVLCFVPFIVIFTVIFRKFSRRANRKLKNATTDINTYLSENLSGIKVTQIFGREDEKMEDFRQKSQKLARANQEQIFVFSVFRPLVYMLYVSSILCLFYLGGMGHLNNVSFLGQTISSGTIVTFYMYISKFFTPIQNLAEQFNWLQSALASAEKVFSIMDIQPRMQDAPDAIELNEVKGEIEFRDVWFSYVPGEWVLQGVSFHVDARQTVAFVGSTGSGKSTILSLICRNYEFQKGQILIDGIDIRKIKISSLRRHFGQMLQDVFLFSGTIRSNIVLREEGIPDSEIMEVCRYVNADKFINKLDHGLDEEVRERGNNFSAGQRQLLSFARTIIHKPSVMILDEATANIDTETELLIQDSLEKMRTVGTMLIVAHRLSTIQHADNIIVLSHGKILEQGTHQQLLARHGRYYQLYTLQYHKAQLNAAE, from the coding sequence ATGATGCATCTGAATCCGTTGGTTCTGGTGGGCGCTGTCATCGGCGTGATCACCGCCCTGCTGGTGGCAGCTTATGCCGCCGCCAAGGACAAAAAGACCGCTATGGGCTTTGAGCGCAACATGGAGGACGGCGAGATCATGCGCCGCCTTGCCCGCTATGCCCGGCCCTACCTGAGCAAATTCCTCATCGTGGGCCTGCTGATGCTCTTCTCCATTGCCTACGATATCATTTCACCCCTCATCGTGGGCCGCATCGAGGAGCTGGTGGCCGGGGAGTTTGAACTCCGCGCCCTCTTCCTGGGCGTGTCAGTGTATGCAGGCGTGCTGGTGTTCTCCATGGGCAGCACCTACCTGCAGGCCGTGATCCTGCAGCGGGTGGGTCAGCGCATCATCTCCGATCTGCGCGAGGATCTGTTCAGCCACATTGAATCTTTGGCACACGAGCAGCTCAACGAGATCCCGGTGGGCAAGCTGGTCACCCGTGTGACCAACGATACCAACGCCATCTCCATGATGTTCACCAACCTCTTGGTCCAGCTGACCAAGAACAGCTTTGTCATTCTGGGCATTCTGGTGGCCATGCTCTGCCTGAACTACGAGCTGACGTTGATGGTGCTCTGCTTTGTGCCCTTCATCGTGATCTTCACGGTCATCTTCCGCAAGTTCTCCCGCCGCGCCAACCGCAAGCTCAAGAACGCGACCACCGATATCAATACCTATCTGTCCGAAAACCTGTCCGGCATCAAGGTCACCCAGATCTTTGGCCGGGAGGACGAGAAGATGGAGGACTTCCGCCAGAAGAGCCAGAAGCTGGCCCGGGCCAATCAGGAACAGATCTTCGTGTTCAGCGTGTTCCGTCCGCTGGTGTATATGCTCTATGTCAGCTCGATCCTGTGCCTGTTCTATCTGGGCGGCATGGGTCACCTGAACAACGTCAGCTTTCTGGGGCAGACCATTTCCAGCGGCACTATCGTCACCTTTTATATGTACATCTCCAAGTTCTTCACCCCCATCCAGAACCTGGCCGAGCAGTTCAACTGGCTGCAGTCGGCGCTGGCATCGGCAGAAAAGGTGTTCTCCATCATGGACATCCAGCCCAGGATGCAGGATGCCCCCGATGCCATTGAGCTGAACGAGGTGAAGGGCGAGATCGAGTTCCGGGACGTGTGGTTCAGCTACGTTCCCGGCGAGTGGGTGCTGCAGGGCGTTTCCTTCCATGTGGATGCCCGCCAGACCGTGGCCTTTGTGGGTTCCACCGGCTCCGGCAAGAGCACCATCCTCTCCCTGATCTGCCGGAACTACGAGTTCCAGAAGGGCCAGATCCTGATCGACGGCATCGACATCCGCAAGATCAAGATCTCCTCCCTGCGCAGGCACTTCGGCCAGATGCTGCAGGACGTGTTCCTGTTCTCGGGCACCATCCGCTCCAACATCGTCCTGCGGGAAGAGGGTATCCCCGACAGCGAGATCATGGAGGTCTGCCGCTACGTCAATGCCGACAAGTTCATCAACAAGCTGGACCACGGGCTGGACGAAGAGGTGCGTGAGCGCGGCAACAACTTCTCCGCTGGGCAGCGGCAGCTGCTCAGCTTTGCCCGCACCATCATCCATAAGCCCAGCGTGATGATCCTGGACGAGGCTACCGCCAACATCGACACCGAGACGGAGCTGCTCATTCAGGATTCGCTGGAAAAGATGCGCACCGTGGGCACCATGCTCATTGTGGCCCACCGGCTGTCCACCATCCAGCATGCGGACAACATCATCGTGCTGTCCCACGGTAAAATTCTGGAGCAGGGCACCCACCAGCAGCTGCTGGCCCGGCATGGCCGCTACTACCAGCTGTACACCCTGCAATACCACAAGGCGCAGCTGAACGCAGCCGAATAA